The nucleotide window AGACTCTGCGGACAAAAACAGATTGGAGTATCTAAGCAATCATTTGTCCATGAAGCAAGCATTCACGAGAGGTCTGTGATGTGCCAGGCTTTAGCCAAGCAAGGGAGGAGGGCAAGGATGGTAATGATGTAGGGTCAACACCCAAGAGCTGCATCTATCCTAGGATGAGCTGAGTCTTAAACGATGATCCCATGGAGAAATGGTGGTCCAGACAGAAGTAATAGAATGTGCAAAGGCTGGGAGGTGTGGAAAATCATGACCTATGGGTGAAAAATTTGGCTggaacatcagaatcactggATGCACATTCCTGGGGCCCCACCCCATACCACAATCAGAGTTGCTAGGAGTGGGGCTCTAGACTCATGCACATTAACCAGCTCCCTGGTGATTTTTGTCAGGAAGTTTGAGAATCCTGGGCTACAGCCATGGGCAGTCACATAGACAATTTGGAGATGGGGGTAAAAAGGGCTCTGAATGTCCAGCAAGGAGGCTGGACTCTCCTGGAGGTAGTAGGGAGCCAAGGGAGATTTCTGAGTAGGAAAGAGAGGATGGGAGTCCGTGGGTCACCCTTCTGACTTCCCTTTCCAAAGGCCAGTTACCTGCATGCCCCTCCCTGGGGTTCCTTCATCTTTTCATGCCCCAGCCTGGTCCCCAGTCCCTAACCCTGgctcccgcccccagccctgTGACGTCCATCATTGCTGCTGTGGTGGGCATTCTGCTGGTCGTGGTTGTGGGGCTGGTCCTTGGCATCCTAATCAAGCGAAGGCGGCAGAAGATCCGGAAGTACACGATGCGGAGGCTGCTGCAGGAGACGGAGGTGAGGCAGTCTCAGGGCCTCCCTGTTGGCTTGGGGTCTACAGCCCAGCCTCCTTCACTGACGCCCACCCCCCTCGCCCCAGCTGGTGGAGCCCCTGACGCCTAGTGGAGCCATGCCCAACCAGGCTCAGATGCGAATCCTGAAAGAAACAGAGCTGAGGAAGGTGAAGGTGCTTGGATCCGGAGCTTTTGGCACTGTCTACAAGGTCAGGGGTGGGGCCAAAGTTCCTGGGTGGGCGGTCCCAGAGGATGCAGCGGGTGTGGCCAAGCGTTCTGTGGGGAAGACAGCCAAGAGCTGGGGTGGTGCTGTTTGGTTGGGCAGTTTGGTGGGAGGCTGGAACAAGGGGAAGGGGACTGGAGAGCTGGGCTACATAGTGAGGCTGATGATATAGCACGTTTGGCCCCAGAGTGGGGAGGGTATTCGGAGGCGACTGTAGGTGGGATCTGGCGTTCCCTTTTCCTGCTCacatcctcctctttctgcccagggCATCTGGATCCCTGATGGGGAAAATGTGAAAATCCCAGTGGCCATCAAAGTGTTGAGGGAAAATACATCTCCCAAAGCCAACAAAGAAATCTTGGACGTAAGCCCCTCCGCTCTCCCTAGCCAGGAGTACAGGAGGGACCTCCTAGCTGTTtgtctgggctctgggctctccACTGAGGTTCGGGAGGCACTCTGTGATTCCCCAAGCCTTGACTCTTAACCTCCCGTGGGCCATGGTTCTGGTTTGTGCAGGATGCCTCGACCCTCAAGAGGGGTATGTGGTGGTGGCAGGTTTGTGGTCTCCCACACCTTCTCAGGGTGCACTCTTGCCCCCCAGGAAGCGTATGTGATGGCTGGCGTGGGCTCCCCATATGTGTCTCGCCTTCTGGGCATCTGTCTGACATCCACCGTGCAGTTGGTGACACAGCTTATGCCTTATGGCTGCCTCTTAGACCATGTCCGAGAACACCGTGGGCGCCTAGGCTCCCAGGACCTGCTGAACTGGTGTGTGCAGATTGCCAAGGTATGCACTTAGGGGGCCTGAACTCTGCAGGTGTCCTTGGGGGCAAGCCTCTGACTTCACACAGGGCTGGGATTGGGGAGGTTTCCTGGGAGAATATGGCCAGAGCGGAGTCCATATGGACACATCTGATCCCAGGGGATGAGCTACTTGGAGGATGTTCGGCTCGTGCACAGGGACCTGGCTGCCCGGAACGTGCTGGTCAAGAGTCCCAACCACGTCAAGATTACAGATTTTGGGCTGGCTCGGCTGCTGGACATTGACGAGACAGAGTACCATGCCGATGGGGGCAAGGTTAGAGGAGGAAGCGGAGGGAGGCAAGGTGGAGTAGGTCTGGACCCTGGGAGAATTCTACGAACAGCCACCTCCCCACCACACCTAGTTTGAGGACTTCTTTGCTCTCCCAGGTGCCCATCAAGTGGATGGCACTGGAGTCCATTCTCCGCCGGCGGTTCACCCATCAGAGTGACGTGTGGAGCTACGGTGTGTGGCAGGGAAggttgggaggaggggtggaCAAGGAGCCACGGGCCTGGGGGGCCATGTTGGTGGAAGGAGGAGAGCAGGGATAGAAGAATTAATGGAGACACCTtagcatgaatgtgggagggaaggaaggggctgcCGGGGTCTGTGTACTTCCCTGGGACTAAGGAAAGACTGGCTATCTCCTGCCCCTTGGCATCgcacccctcccttcttcccatgGTGCCAGGCTCTTGGGCAGAGCCTCTGGGACTCGGTGCACTAAAGCTCCCTCTTGTCCCCTCACCTCTTAACCCTGTCTTTGCCCCAGGTGTGACTGTATGGGAACTGATGACTTTTGGGGCCAAACCTTATGATGGGATCCCAGCCCGGGAGATTCCTGACCTGCTGGAGAAGGGGGAACGGCTGCCCCAGCCCCCCATCTGCACCATTGATGTCTACATGATCATGGTCAAATGTGTGTGGCTGAGTTATGCCAGCTACTTGGAGGAGGGATGGAAAgtgctggggggggtgggtaaaggGGGGCCTATAAGGGACATGGGAGGAGGCCAAGAGCAGGTTGTATGTGGGCCCAGGGTTCCAAGTATGGTTGAAGGAGCCTCAGAAGGGTCTCGCTTCCCTTTTACAGTACCAGGCCAGAGGAGCTCTAGAAAACCAACTAGGAAGAGActtatatgcaaaataaaaagggaaaactaGTAGAGATTCTCAAAGGGTCTAATTCAGGATCTGAGTCTGATACCTCTTTTCTACCACCCGAGGACTTTGGACTCTAGTCACTGGGGTTGTCTAGACCAGactggagagggggtggggcctgCGCACAGGCTGCAGCCCGAACTGAGATGCTGagctccctcccgcccccaggtTGGATGATAGACTCTGAATGTCGGCCACGTTTCCGGGAGTTGGTGGCCGAATTCTCCCGGATGGCCAGGGACCCCCAGCGCTTTGTGGTCATCCAGGTACTGGGCCTTTCTACCCCATCCCTGCCTATGTCTAAGAGCACTCTCCCAcagagggtgggaagggagaggatcCCAGGCTTCCAAGCCCAGCTCCTGCCTCATGCCTCATACCTTTTGTCCGCCCTGAGCCTTTCTCGGAAGGCTGTGCActgggctggggagaggctgtcaccgtctccttcctccccagaatGAGGACTTGGGCCCAGCCAGTCCCTTGGACAGCACTTTCTACCGTTCACTGCTGGAGGATGAGGACATGGGAGACCTGGTGGATGCTGAGGAGTACCTGGTACCCCAGCAGGGTTTCTTCTGCCCAGACCCTGCCCCAGGCGCCGGGGGCACAGCCCACCGCAGACACCGCAGCTCATCCACCAGGGTCAGTGCCCTCGGTCACACTGTGGTGGGTGGGTGTAGTTACCTCCTCCGTGTCCTTTTCTTCtatgtcccctcccaccccaacagTCACCTCTCATGGAGACCCCATTATCCCTGACGACTCCTACTGCCTTCCAAGCCTTGACCCCTTCCTCTTCATGATGACTATGTCAAATCCCAATGGTGTCCCAATTTATCCCTTGTGACCCTCTCACCTCCCATGAAGTCTCTATCCCAGATCCATGAATGACCCCATTGTAACTTTCTCTCATCTCCAGAGTGGCGGTGGTGAGCTGACACTGGGGCTGGAGCCCTCCGAGGAAGAGCCTCCCAAGTCTCCACTGGCACCCTCAGAAGGGGCTGGCTCTGATGTGTTTGATGGCGACTTGGGAATGGGGGCGGCCAAGGGGCTGCAGAGCCTTTCCCCACAGGATCCCAGCCCTCTACAGCGGTACAGTGAGGATCCTACTGTACCCCTACCCCCTGAGACTGATGGCTACGTTGCCCCCCTGACCTGCAGTCCCCAGCCTGGTATGGAATCCAGGCCCAAGATGAGAgattgggaggggaggggggagcttgGGGTACCCAGCCCAGGGCCCACTGTGGGGACACTGGTAGTAGCTGGGACAAATGGGTTTCTTCCTCTAACGAGCCCCCTCCTCGCCCTTTCAGAATACGTGAACCAGCCAGAGGTTTGGACAAAGCCCCCATCGCCCTTAGAAggccctctgcctccttctcgaCCTGCCGGTGCCACTCTGGAAAGGCCCAAAACTCTGTCCCCCAAGACTCTTTCCCCTGGCAAGAATGGGGTTGTCAAAGACGTTTTTGCCTTTGGGGGTGCTGTGGAGAACCCCGAGTACTTGGCACCCCGGGGCAGGGctgcccctcagccccaccctcctccagccTTCAGCCCAGCCTTTGACAACCTCTATTACTGGGACCAGGACACATCTGAGCGGGGCTCTCCACCCAGCACCTTTGAAGGGACCCCTACAGCAGAGAACCCCGAATACCTGGGCCTGGATGTGCCAGTGTGAGCGAAAAGGCCAAATCTGCCGAGACCCTGCTGAACCCTCAGGGAGTGGGGAAAGCTTGACTTCTGGCCTTCATCGCGATGAAGCAGGGAATCCTGCCACGCTAgacaccttcctccctcctccagttCCCAGGCGGCCAAGAGGGGCACAGCCTGGTTGGAAGAGGGGGCAGCACTGGGGAGCCTTGACTGACTGGAGCCCTGCCCCAGACAACTCTAGGGTCCCATGGATGCCACAGCCAGTCTCCTCACCCGAGGGAACAGCCCAGCTTGGCTGTCCTGTTCCAGACCTTTGACACAGAAGGACTTAGGAAAGCTGGgcctggaagaggaggaggctcCAGGGAGTGTCTAGGAATAAGAGCAACCCATTCAGAGACTGTCTCTGAGACCTAGCTCTGCACCCAGGAACAAGGGAGCAGCAATGCCACCCAGATCCAGTCCTTGTACAGATCCAGTCcttatgctttttttgttttgttttgtttttaccttttttttttttaatgaaataaggaCTCGGGGAGAGCGGGTATTGTGGAGAGGGGTGGGTCCCTGGAGTTGGGGGAAGGATGTCCTTTCTCCACACCCACTTTctccatttgcaaatatattttggaaaatagctGGGCACCAGCCTATGTCTGGGGTGGCTCTGTGCCCACCCTAAGCTCACCTCCTTACACTCAAGTCATCTTTTCCTGGAGGGAGTGGCTAGAAATCTCGAGAAAGCTTGAATGAGGAGGCTCTTTTCCAGGTTCAAGAGCCCTTTGACAACCAGATCATTCTTGCTGAGAAAAAATGAATTCCTAAGGCCACCCACCAGAATGGGGTTATTCCCTATGGAtaggggcagtggggggagggacagaggcaggaggaggcagTACCTACTGTGTGACTTATTTTCCTTGCCTCGGCTATGAGAGAGGAAATGAAATAGAAGTAGCTATCCAGAAAGCCCACCCACCCAGCATAGCCACTCTGGTGGTATAAAGGCTGGTCTGGCCTCTGCTACTATCCCCCACATCCGCTGAACAAAAACACACTAGTTGGGCACAGGTATTTGTAGTGCCACTTTATTGCCAATAGCTGACATTGCCCAGGGCTAGTGGAAAATAAGTTATAACTGTGGTGGCATTTGACCAGTATGGCTAAGCTGGAGGCGGGGAGCAGACTTTTCTTGGGCACTGATCCTAGAAAGGGGGTAGAAGGTGGCTATGGAAAGGTCCACGGAGAGggtctctctcccacccctaAGACCACAACAGCTTCTATTCCCTCCTGGTACCCAAAGGGACAAAGTGGAGGCCAGAGTCTCCTAGCTTACCAGGAGCTAagtgagggcagtggggagccctCAGCAGGACCAAAGGGGAGACCAAGGCGTGGGTCTCAGAACAGAGCAGGAACCCGGAATCACGTGTAGTTACAGGATGACACAGGGAGGACGGCTGTTGGTGATCTTTTCTAGGGGTTCTCCGTTACTGGCTCTTCGGATGGCCTCAATGAGCTAGAGAGAGGGCAGACACGTGGAATGGGATGATGCACTGCCGGGGCAGGGTGAACAGAGGCCTCCCAACATTGTAAATACTCACATCTTTTTCGTAAGGAAAGCCCCCATTCTCCAGCTTGGAGAACACCAGCTGTCCATTGATTTCAATCTCAAAGGCCCCTGgtataaaataaatcaatgaatgaactGTATGCCGAGAACAGACAAGTCTGGAGAGACTCTCCACACTTCTTAGACTTCACACAGGCTCCTTCATGTCCCCACCAGCCCCACTAGAGACTCTTGTTATTTAAGCCATTTCCTAGCCCTGACTCAAGCCAAAGGAACCTGAGGGAGGCATCACCTGTGTGTCCTTCCTTTGAACTCAGGCTTCATAACTCAATGAAAGAATCCCTCCCCTCCAACCCCACACTTCTGCAGTCTCCCCCGTTTTTCCCTACAGGCTTTATCTGTAACCCCCTCACCTTTGGGAGGGGACTCGAACTGGTTGGACATTTGCCAGACACTGTTGGACACTATATAAAACAGGCAATTCCAGAACTAGAAAGTGGTAGAGTTGAGATTTAGAACACTGACTCAGCAGGTGTTCTGTGGGCCTCACCTGTGCCTCCAAGGCGCGACTCGATTTCAATGCCAGGATACTGCTCCTTCACGGCACTCGCCAGCTCCAGGTAGGTCGCTTCAAATCCGCAGGGTTCACTAGGGACAAGACGAATGGGGTCCGCTTGGGTTTTCGGGGGAGGGGCCTCCCATGGACC belongs to Acinonyx jubatus isolate Ajub_Pintada_27869175 chromosome E1, VMU_Ajub_asm_v1.0, whole genome shotgun sequence and includes:
- the MIEN1 gene encoding migration and invasion enhancer 1, with the protein product MSGEPGPTCEAPPPGETEPGSGVRIVVEYCEPCGFEATYLELASAVKEQYPGIEIESRLGGTGAFEIEINGQLVFSKLENGGFPYEKDLIEAIRRASNGEPLEKITNSRPPCVIL